A genomic window from Gossypium hirsutum isolate 1008001.06 chromosome D10, Gossypium_hirsutum_v2.1, whole genome shotgun sequence includes:
- the LOC107913827 gene encoding protein STRUBBELIG-RECEPTOR FAMILY 6 gives MVKKWKKALILVLFTVCILGFKPRCVNGETDQADASALGVMYTSLNSPQQLTGWTASNGDPCGQSWKGVTCSNKRVTEIKLSNLGLSGSVGYSFQSLTSLKELDLSHNNFAGDIPYFTLPNLQRLNLEYNQFTGSVPFAISQMPSLQYLNLAHNQLQNALNDMFGPLSSLSTLDLSFNSLNGGLPESFKNLTSISSMYLQNNQFSGTIDVLANLPLDTLDVSNNHFTGWVPDQLKSINLKKDGNSWNSGPAPPPPPGTPPATRNRKHKSGSNGSASDSGSGGGSSGSGIGGGAIAGIVISILIIGAIVAFFLVKRRSRRSSSDIEKLDNQPLAPLASNEVQEIKSVKSSSSFDSQALDTPISISLRPPPIDRHKSFDDEEFSKKPVVVKKAVPAPTNVTSYSIADLQIATGSFSVENLLGEGSFGRVYRAQFADGKVLAVKKIDSSALPSNMSDNFMEMVSNISQLHHTNVTELVGYCSEHGQHLLVYEFHKNGSLYDFLHISDEYSKPLIWNTRVKIALGTARALEYLHEVCSPSVVHKNIKSANILLDAELNPHLSDSGLATFIPNADEVLNRDDVGSGYSAPEVTMSGQYSLKSDVYGFGVVMLELLTGRKPFDSTRPRLEQSLVRWATPQLHDIDALSKMVDPALKGLYPVKSLSRFADVIALCVQPEPEFRPPMSEVVEALVRLVQRANMSKRTTGTDQGASPRTGNPDDTHDYMS, from the exons ATGGTGAAGAAGTGGAAAAAGGCTTTGATTTTGGTGCTGTTTACAGTCTGCATTCTGGGGTTTAAGCCAAGATGTGTCAATGGCGAAACAGATCAAGCAGATG CTTCTGCTCTAGGGGTTATGTATACCAGCTTAAATTCACCACAGCAGCTAACAGGTTGGACTGCTAGCAATGGTGATCCATGTGGGCAGTCCTGGAAAGGTGTTACTTGCTCGAACAAACGCGTCACTGAAAT TAAACTGTCAAATCTTGGACTTTCCGGGTCGGTGGGTTACAGCTTTCAAAGTTTGACATCATTGAAAGAATT GGACTTGAGCCACAACAATTTTGCAGGAGATATACCATATTTTACTCTTCCGAACTTGCAGCGATT AAATCTCGAGTATAATCAATTTACTGGCAGCGTCCCTTTTGCCATCAGTCAGATGCCTTCTCTTCAGTACCT AAATCTTGCTCATAATCAGTTGCAGAATGCGCTGAACGACATGTTTGGACCACTTTCTTCCCTCTCCACACT GGATCTCTCTTTCAATTCTCTGAACGGTGGTCTGCCCGAGAGTTTTAAGAATCTTACCAGTATAAGCTCTAT GTACTTGCAAAACAACCAGTTTTCAGGCACTATTGATGTCCTTGCAAATCTTCCCCTCGATACTCT AGATGTTTCGAACAACCATTTTACTGGCTGGGTACCTGATCAACTGAAAAGTATCAATTTGAA GAAGGATGGTAATTCATGGAACTCAGGGCCtgcacctccacctccacctgGTACTCCTCCTGCCACTAGAAACAGAAAGCACAAATCTGGCAGCAATGGTTCTGCATCAGATAGTGGTTCTGGTGGTGGGAGTAGCGGCTCAGGAATTGGAGGTGGAGCCATAGCTGGAATAGTGATATCAATCCTTATTATTGGGGCTATAGTAGCGTTCTTTTTGGTGAAGAGAAGATCCAGGAGGTCATCCTCGGATATCGAAAAGCTCGACAATCAACCCCTTGCTCCTCTTGCTTCTAATGAAGTGCAAG AAATAAAATCAGTCAAGTCCTCCTCTTCATTTGATAGCCAGGCACTTGATACACCCATTTCAATAAGCCTTCGACCCCCTCCTATTGACCGTCACAAATCATTCGATGATGAAGAGTTTTCTAAAAAGCCTGTTGTTGTTAAGAAAGCTGTACCGGCTCCTACAAATGTTACATCATATTCGATAGCAGACCTCCAGATAGCTACTGGCAGTTTCAGTGTTGAAAATCTTCTCGGTGAAGGGTCATTTGGACGTGTTTATCGAGCTCAATTTGCTGATGGCAAG GTTCTTGCGGtgaagaaaatagactcatcggcTCTTCCCAGTAACATGTCTGACAATTTCATGGAGATGGTTTCAAATATATCCCAGTTGCATCACACAAATGTAACCGAGTTGGTTGGCTATTGTTCAGAGCATGGACAACACCTGCTTGTCTACGAGTTCCACAAAAATGGCTCACTTTACGATTTCCTACATATATCAGATGAGTACAGCAAGCCATTGATTTGGAACACCCGAGTCAAAATTGCTCTCGGGACTGCACGTGCATTAGA GTACCTCCATGAAGTTTGCTCGCCATCTGTTGTTCATAAAAATATCAAGTCAGCTAACATCTTACTTGATGCTGAACTCAACCCTCACCTTTCAGACTCGGGCTTGGCGACGTTTATTCCAAATGCAGATGAG GTACTAAATCGTGACGATGTGGGGTCTGGATACAGTGCACCTGAGGTTACTATGTCTGGACAGTACTCTCTTAAGAGTGATGTTTACGGTTTTGGAGTGGTTATGTTGGAACTTCTCACTGGACGTAAGCCATTTGACAG CACAAGGCCTAGACTGGAGCAATCTTTGGTTCGATGGGCAACACCTCAACTCCACGATATCGATGCTCTATCCAAGATGGTTGATCCGGCACTTAAAGGGCTTTACCCCGTTAAATCTCTCTCACGTTTTGCCGATGTGATCGCTCTTTGTGTCCAG